A single Cupriavidus sp. D39 DNA region contains:
- a CDS encoding enoyl-CoA hydratase, with the protein MTADVLLHLDDGVLVVTINRPAKKNALTAQMYSALADAVAEADRRDDVRVVLLRGEGGNFSSGNDIGLFVNGQATEQKESPAMSFLRAVIALRKPMVACVCGHAVGIGATVLLHCDYVVASDDARIRFPFVDLGLCPEFASTLLLQQVVGRNKATEWLLLATTIPAAEAHRAGLVNRVMPLETVAAEALSIAKCLATKPRQALMATRGLVREATEMLVRDSLQRETVVFDTLRQSPEAQEIFRRFLQRAPVRTAAPA; encoded by the coding sequence ATGACGGCAGACGTGCTGCTGCACCTGGACGACGGCGTGCTGGTCGTGACGATCAACCGGCCGGCGAAGAAGAACGCGCTCACCGCGCAGATGTATTCGGCGCTCGCCGACGCGGTCGCCGAGGCGGACCGTCGCGATGACGTCCGCGTCGTGTTGCTCCGTGGCGAGGGCGGCAACTTCAGCAGCGGCAACGACATCGGCTTGTTCGTCAATGGACAGGCCACCGAACAAAAGGAGTCGCCCGCCATGTCGTTCCTGCGCGCGGTCATCGCGCTGCGCAAGCCGATGGTGGCCTGCGTCTGCGGGCATGCGGTCGGCATCGGGGCGACCGTGCTGCTGCATTGCGACTACGTCGTCGCCTCTGACGACGCCCGCATCCGCTTCCCGTTCGTCGACCTCGGGCTGTGCCCAGAATTCGCCTCCACGCTGCTGCTGCAGCAGGTAGTGGGCCGCAACAAGGCGACCGAATGGCTGCTGCTGGCCACCACCATTCCAGCCGCCGAAGCCCATCGGGCTGGACTCGTCAATCGCGTGATGCCGCTGGAGACAGTCGCGGCGGAAGCGCTGTCGATCGCCAAGTGCCTCGCCACCAAGCCGCGCCAGGCGCTGATGGCGACGCGCGGACTGGTGCGCGAGGCGACCGAGATGCTGGTCAGGGACAGTCTCCAGCGTGAGACGGTCGTGTTCGACACCCTGCGGCAGTCGCCCGAGGCACAGGAAATTTTCCGGCGCTTCCTGCAACGGGCGCCCGTCCGGACCGCTGCCCCCGCCTGA
- a CDS encoding response regulator transcription factor — protein sequence MIRLLLIDDHTIFRQGLKRLLAEQDGFDVVAEASDANEALGRLREQPFDVALLDVNMPGRSGLDMLPSLRAERPTMPVVVLSMYPAEQYALRAFQAGASGYVTKDMDAMELVDSIRKVEKGKRYMTPAVASCLLDGFDRVSDVAAHRQLSSREYEIMLLIVRGIRLTDIGQQMFLSVKTVSTYRSRILKKIGVCSNAELARYAVEHRLID from the coding sequence ATGATTCGCCTGCTGCTGATCGACGACCACACGATCTTCCGCCAGGGCCTAAAGCGCTTGCTTGCCGAGCAGGACGGATTCGATGTCGTGGCCGAAGCCAGCGATGCGAACGAAGCCCTTGGCCGCCTGCGCGAACAGCCCTTTGACGTGGCGCTCCTCGATGTCAACATGCCGGGACGCAGTGGCCTGGATATGCTGCCCTCGCTGCGCGCCGAGCGCCCCACGATGCCGGTGGTCGTGCTGAGCATGTACCCGGCCGAGCAGTACGCACTGCGTGCGTTCCAGGCGGGGGCCTCCGGCTATGTCACCAAGGACATGGACGCAATGGAGCTGGTTGATTCGATCCGCAAAGTGGAGAAGGGCAAGCGCTACATGACGCCCGCCGTCGCGAGCTGCCTGCTCGACGGCTTTGACCGGGTCAGCGACGTGGCGGCACACCGGCAACTGTCGTCGCGCGAGTACGAGATCATGCTTCTGATCGTGCGCGGTATCCGCCTGACCGATATCGGCCAGCAGATGTTCCTGAGCGTGAAGACTGTGAGCACCTATCGCTCACGCATCCTGAAGAAGATCGGCGTCTGCAGCAACGCCGAGCTGGCGCGCTATGCCGTCGAACATCGGCTGATCGACTGA
- a CDS encoding SDR family oxidoreductase, translating to MTAVTNLFDLKGRTALVTGGSSGLGLQIAEALGTQGARVVISARKADALQSAQAHLAGLGVDASWIAADNAVEDDLERLANEAMERLGKVDILVNNAGATWGATTVDHPLAAWDKVMNLNVRSIFLLTQKIGRLSMLPNRFGRVINLASIAGLKGNGPKGQPTIAYNTSKGAIVNFTRALAGEWGPHGVTVNAIAPGFFPSKMTRGTIEKVGVEKLSEWAPLQRIGDDDDLKGAALLFASDAGKHITGQILAVDGGLTAV from the coding sequence ATGACTGCTGTGACAAATCTTTTCGACCTGAAGGGCCGCACGGCTCTCGTTACCGGGGGGTCCAGCGGGCTGGGCCTGCAGATCGCCGAGGCGCTCGGCACGCAGGGCGCCCGCGTGGTGATCTCGGCGCGCAAGGCGGACGCGCTTCAATCCGCGCAGGCGCATCTGGCCGGCCTGGGCGTCGACGCAAGCTGGATCGCCGCTGACAACGCCGTGGAGGACGACCTTGAACGCCTCGCCAACGAAGCGATGGAACGCCTCGGGAAGGTCGACATCCTCGTCAACAACGCCGGCGCCACGTGGGGCGCGACCACCGTCGACCACCCGCTGGCCGCCTGGGACAAGGTCATGAACCTGAACGTGCGCTCAATCTTCCTGCTGACGCAGAAGATCGGCAGGCTGTCGATGCTTCCCAACCGATTCGGGCGCGTGATCAATCTCGCCTCGATTGCCGGCCTCAAGGGCAACGGCCCTAAGGGGCAGCCGACCATTGCTTACAACACCAGCAAAGGCGCCATCGTCAACTTTACGCGCGCGCTGGCCGGCGAATGGGGCCCGCATGGCGTCACTGTCAATGCCATCGCGCCGGGCTTTTTCCCGTCAAAGATGACCAGGGGGACGATCGAGAAAGTGGGCGTCGAGAAGCTGTCGGAGTGGGCGCCTCTGCAGCGCATTGGTGACGACGACGACCTCAAGGGCGCGGCCCTGCTGTTCGCGAGCGACGCGGGCAAGCACATCACCGGCCAGATCCTCGCCGTCGACGGCGGCCTGACCGCGGTCTGA
- a CDS encoding MaoC family dehydratase, which translates to MQTFTSIEALKAFQGKEAGPSDWHLVTQQEVNLFAEATGDRQWIHVDPERARRESPFGGPVVHGFLTLSLLPMLMAQITGFEGVRARVNYGLNRVRFTGPVPVGAKVRVRTVLENVADEGQGGVKVGWTVTFEMEGSATPVCVAESLAKLYY; encoded by the coding sequence ATGCAGACCTTCACGTCAATCGAAGCACTGAAGGCGTTCCAGGGCAAGGAGGCCGGTCCGAGCGACTGGCATCTGGTTACGCAGCAGGAGGTAAATCTGTTTGCCGAGGCAACTGGCGACCGCCAGTGGATCCATGTCGATCCCGAGCGGGCGAGGCGGGAGTCGCCGTTCGGCGGTCCCGTCGTACATGGATTCCTGACGCTGTCGCTGCTGCCGATGCTGATGGCGCAGATAACTGGCTTCGAGGGCGTACGTGCGCGCGTCAACTACGGCCTGAACCGCGTCCGCTTTACCGGCCCCGTGCCTGTCGGCGCGAAGGTACGCGTCCGCACCGTCCTGGAGAACGTGGCTGACGAAGGGCAGGGCGGCGTGAAGGTGGGGTGGACAGTCACCTTCGAGATGGAAGGATCGGCTACGCCGGTATGCGTCGCGGAGTCGCTGGCCAAGCTGTACTACTAG
- a CDS encoding crotonase/enoyl-CoA hydratase family protein, translated as MSNAAGTPEVRMTIEDHIAIISLDNVAKKNAITPDLMQQLSQRLTEFDNDDNLWVAVLDPAGEHTTAGLDMPKFFGPTATAKPIPDDQVDPFGLKKRCRKPLISVVHGITYTIGIEQMLASDIVISADTARFCQLESKRGIAPLGGAHFRYLTRTGWGNAMYHLFLCDEFSAEEAYRCGFVQEVHPYGRHRERAMEIARLICKVAPIGLRATKAAALTYIEHGEKAAIDVIPRVSEQVFATEDFKEGIQSFVERREARFQGR; from the coding sequence ATGAGCAACGCAGCAGGCACGCCCGAAGTCCGCATGACGATCGAGGACCATATCGCGATTATTTCGCTGGACAACGTCGCCAAGAAGAACGCCATCACGCCGGATCTGATGCAGCAGCTCTCGCAGCGGCTGACCGAGTTCGACAACGACGACAACCTGTGGGTGGCGGTGCTGGACCCGGCAGGCGAGCACACAACGGCCGGCCTCGATATGCCGAAGTTCTTCGGCCCGACTGCCACGGCCAAGCCGATTCCAGACGACCAGGTCGACCCGTTCGGCCTCAAAAAGCGCTGCCGCAAGCCGCTGATCTCGGTCGTCCACGGCATCACCTATACCATCGGCATCGAGCAGATGCTCGCCTCCGACATCGTGATTTCCGCCGATACCGCGCGCTTCTGCCAACTCGAATCGAAGCGCGGCATCGCCCCGCTCGGCGGCGCTCACTTCCGCTACCTGACGCGCACCGGTTGGGGCAACGCGATGTACCACCTGTTCCTGTGCGACGAGTTCTCGGCAGAGGAGGCGTATCGCTGCGGCTTCGTCCAGGAGGTCCATCCCTATGGCAGGCACCGTGAGCGCGCGATGGAGATCGCCCGGCTGATCTGCAAGGTCGCCCCTATCGGCCTGCGCGCGACCAAAGCGGCGGCGCTGACTTACATCGAGCACGGCGAAAAGGCGGCCATCGACGTCATCCCGCGGGTGAGCGAGCAGGTCTTCGCCACGGAAGACTTCAAGGAAGGAATCCAGTCCTTCGTCGAGCGCCGCGAGGCGCGATTCCAGGGGCGCTGA